A region of Longimicrobium sp. DNA encodes the following proteins:
- a CDS encoding DUF1697 domain-containing protein — MPRYIAFLRAINVGGHVVKMDRLRALFAELGFERVETFIASGNVIFDAKEKDTAALETRIEAHLRSALGYEAATFIRTPAEVAAAAEHEPFPRVDGDTLYVSFLREPPDAAAVEKLAALGGDDDRFAVRGRELYWWRRGRLSDSAITGAQLDRAVRVPGTMRNVTTVRKLAAKYPAGD, encoded by the coding sequence ATGCCCCGATACATCGCCTTTCTCCGCGCCATCAACGTGGGCGGGCACGTGGTGAAGATGGACCGCCTGCGCGCGCTGTTCGCGGAACTCGGGTTCGAGCGGGTGGAGACCTTCATCGCGAGCGGCAACGTGATCTTCGACGCGAAGGAGAAGGACACGGCGGCGCTGGAGACGCGGATCGAGGCGCATCTCAGGTCCGCGCTCGGGTACGAGGCGGCGACGTTCATCCGCACGCCCGCGGAGGTGGCCGCGGCGGCGGAGCACGAACCCTTCCCGCGCGTCGATGGCGATACGCTCTACGTCTCCTTCCTCCGCGAGCCGCCGGACGCCGCCGCCGTGGAGAAGCTCGCCGCGCTGGGTGGCGACGACGACCGGTTCGCCGTGCGCGGGCGCGAGCTGTACTGGTGGCGCCGCGGCAGGCTCAGCGACTCGGCGATCACCGGCGCGCAGCTGGACCGCGCCGTCCGCGTCCCCGGCACCATGCGCAACGTCACCACCGTGCGGAAGCTCGCGGCGAAGTACCCGGCTGGCGACTAA